In a single window of the Pongo abelii isolate AG06213 chromosome 1, NHGRI_mPonAbe1-v2.0_pri, whole genome shotgun sequence genome:
- the SMIM42 gene encoding small integral membrane protein 42 has protein sequence MSSPQLPAFLWDKGTLTTAVSNPTYLVNVLFFFTPLMTLVTLFILVWKVTKDKSNKNRETHPRKEATRLP, from the coding sequence ATGTCCTCCCCACAACTTCCAGCTTTCTTATGGGACAAGGGTACACTCACCACTGCCGTATCTAATCCTACTTACCTGGTAAACGTTCTCTTCTTCTTTACACCCCTGATGACTCTGGTCACTCTATTCATCCTGGTCTGGAAAGTAACCAAAGACAAAAGCAACAAGAACAGAGAGACACACCCAAGAAAGGAGGCAACACGGCTGCCATAA